The region TGTGGCAGGCTCGTATTGTGAAAACAGGCTTTTTTTGACAAACAGGTCTTGTGAAGATGCTGATGCTGCCATCAGCAGGGCCATTGTTGTGATCGAAATCTTTTTAGCGCTCATTTTTTCCCTCAGGTTAAGTTGAACATGTTCGCATCAAAATTTTTGTGCCACAGCTTGCAGTTCGCTCATTTCACGTGACCCATTCTGTTGACTGGTACTTGCGCAAAACGCACATCCGAACATGGATGCACGCTTAATTTGTTATTGGTGACTACGCGCCGCAGCACTTCTTGTATTTTTTGCCACTGCCACAAGGGCAGGGGTCATTGCGGCCCGGTTTCTCGCCCACATGCACGGTTTCGACACGCGGGCCAATTTGCCGCCAGAGTTCGCGCAGGTCATACACCGCCCACATGGCATCGGCAAAATCGTCCAGCCGTTGCTCGCTCATGCTGGGCACGCTGTCGTCTTCAAAGGCCGGCACGGTGGCGGGTTCGGTGTCGTCTTCGGTCAGTGCCACGATACATTCCAAGGCGGCATCCAGCACTTTGGCCGCTTCCTTGTCACGGGGTGCGGCCCACTCATCCGGCCAGCTTTCCACCGCGTACATAAAACCAATGGCCCAGATTTGGCCAAAGGAGGGAATCGGCGCGTCGTCCATCTCGGCGCGTTGCTCATCTGACAGGGCCGCAATGGCGGAGCGTAAATCCATCACCTCGGGCTGGTAGGCGCGTTCATCGTCGAGTGACTCAATGCGGGCATCCAAAGCTGCTGCCACCTCGTTGAAGCGGCGCATCCACAGCGCAAAAAAGCGCTGGAACTGGGCATCATCGACAAACAAGGGGGTTTCGCTGTCATCTTCCAGATCCAGCAGCACATTGAAGTACTCGGTGGCGGGAATCACCCGGCGACAGCACACTACGGCCGCCATGAAGCCTTCACAAAACTCCCATTGCGGGGTTTCGTCAAAGCGGGTGCGCAGGTCGTCCAGGATGGTGTCGAGTTCGTCAAAGTCGGTGCTTTGCAGGATATCTGTGGCAGAAGGCGGGGTAAGCGCCTCGGGTGGGGTGGGTTCGATGGTCATGGTAATGTGGTTCCGAATGTGAATGGCTGCATTCTGCCTCGTTGCGAACGGTTATCCTCGGCAGGTTGATTTTCAGATGACAAACCATATGTACAAACTGAATTCTTTTGCCCTGGCCTTGCTGTTTTCACTGGGTCTGGTCGCCTGTGGTGGCGGGGGAGGGGGTGGCACCACGACCCCATCTGGTTCGGTGCTGCCTGAGGTCCCCGTCAGCATCCCGGCTTCCACCTACCTGGCGGGCTCGGCAGAACTGGGGGGCTGGAATGTGTTGCAGCGGGCCCGCGTGTTGTGCGGTTTTGGTGCCTTGACACAAAACACCCAGCTTGATGCTGCAGCGCTCAGCCATGCACGCTACCTCAACAGCATCTCGCTGGCCAGTGGCACCTCCATCCTGAGCCACTACGAAACCGTCACCACGGACCCCTATTACACCGGCTATTACCCATGGGATCGCACCACCTACTGGGGTTACGGCAATCAGGTCGCTGAAATCATTGAAGCCACGTCCTGGACTTACAGCAGCGGCTACACCTCACCACTGCAACAGCGTGGTGCAGACTCCATGCTCACTCTGCTCAATACCGTCTATCACCTGATTGGTGGTATGTATGACGGCGCGGACGTGGGGTTTGGGGCGGATTTGCAAACCGTGGCCCGTGGTGTTTACTGGCACGAAGAGTACCGTTTTGGCTCACTCAACGGCTATCAAAACAGTGCCCGTCGCATCAAACTGGGTGCCGGCAATCTGGCCACCTACCCCTGCCAGGGCAGCACCGGGATTCCAACAGTCTTTGTACCTGCCAACGAAAGCCCTAACCCGTTTCCCGCCATGACCAGCACCAGCCAGACCGTCGGGCCACCGATTTACCTCAAGGTGGATGCGGGACAGGTGCTGAACGTCACCTCCAGCAGCATCACTCAAGGTGGTGTGCGCGTGCCCACCACCGTGCTGACCAACGCCAACGACCCCAATCTGGACAGTTATGGGCAGCCGTATATCCGTACCAACGAAGCTTTTGTGGTGCCGACCAGCGCTTTGAACCCCAGCAGCACCTACCAGGTGAGCTTGTCGGGCACCATCAATGGCGCGCCGTTCACCCGCAGCTTCGCCATGAGCACCGGACAATAGGCGCTTTTGAACATCCAGTCTGACCCGTCCCATGAAACACCTGATTCTGCCCCTGCTGCTGGCCACTTCCACCTGCCAGGCATCCCTGTGCGAAAGCGGCCATCGCCAGTCACCGATCAACATCACGGCTGAATCGGTGGCGGCGAAAAAACTGCCCGCGATGACGGTGGACTACCGCAGCGCACCACTCAAACTGGCCAATGACGGCCACACCTTGCGCGTACGTTTTGACAAAAGCGGCCAGTTGGTGATCGGCAAGGAGCGCTATACGCTGCAGCAGTTTCACTTTCACACCCCAGGGGGTGATCAGATCAAGGGTGAAAAATTTCCATTTGCCGCGCACATCCTGCACAAAAGCGCATCAGGCCAGTTGTTGGCCATTGTGGTGCCGTTCCGCTTGGGCGCTGAAAACCCGCTGCTGACACGTTTGCTGCCACAGATTCCCGCCAAGGTGGATGGCGACCACAAGCATCCCGACCAACAGGTCAGCGCCCAAGACCTGTTACCGACCCACCTGGCCTACTACCGCTATAGCGGCTCACTGACGGCCGCACCCTGTACCGAGGGCGTGGAGTGGCTGGTGATGAAGCAGCCGCTGGAACTCTCTGCGGCGCAATTGACCCAATGGCAACAACATTTCAAAGACAACATGCGCGGGGTCAACCCCTTGTATGGGCGTGCCGTGTTTGAAAGCCAGTGACTGCGGGCCGGTAAAATCATCCGGTGCGGGTTTGGCCCGCTTTTCCAGTACCCCACACCCTCTGCGTGCTGCGCTTTGCCCAGCACACCAGAAAAGTGAGTCGTATTGGCCTCAAGTCCAAGCAAATAAAGCGCAAACAGCTATTTAAAATATAGCATTTCAGGATTCCCCCATGTTTTTCCAATTGCCTCAAAATATGGCCGCGCCAAGCCTTGCGCTGGCGGCCTTGCTGCCCCTCTCTACCGCCTGCCTGGCTCAGGCAAGTGTCCCGGACGCATCTGTCAGCCCGGCCCCCGCGGCCTCAGCCGCTGCGGTCAAGGCCAAACCTGCAGCCAAACCAGCCCCAAGCGCCAAAGCCAAACCTGCTGCCAAGGCCGATCCGCTGATGGGGATCGCCGTTACGGTCACCCCCGAGATGACGGGGGCTGGCATTGTCTCCAGTGGGGTCAAGTTACCTGCCATCCCACCCGTGACCGGCAACCGCAAAAACCCGGTGGCCAGCTGGGGCAAACCCTTGCCTTATCCCATCGTGATTGCCGACCGGCGCAACAACCGCCTGATCGAAGTGGCCCCCGACAAATCCATCGTCTGGGAATTTCCGTCACCCAGCCTGGCGGTTTACCGTGGCAATGAAGACGTGAACTTCTCGGTCGACGGCAGCCAACTGGCGGTGAGTGAGGAAGACAACTTTGATGTGCACCTGGTCGACTACAACCAACGCGCCCTGACCTGGACCTGGGGTGTGCCCGACCACCGCGGCAGCGGCAGCCACATCCTGAACTACCCGGACGATGCCCATCTGCTGGCCGACGGCAAGTTTGTGACTGCCGACATCCGCAACTGCCGCATTCTGATCATTGACCCCAAAACCAATGACATCGTCACCCAGTGGGGCACACCGGGCCAGTGCAAACACAACCCGCCCAGCCAGCTGGCACACGCCAACGGTGCCACGCCTCTGGAAAACGGTGACTTGCTGGTGACCGAGATCACCGATGCCTGGATTTCACGCATCACCCGTGACAGCAAGGTGTTGTGGAGCGTCAAGGCTCCCGGCATGCACTACCCGTCGGATGCCTTCCCCACGGTGGATGGCAAACAAATCATCGTGGCCGACTTCTGGAAACCCGGCCGTGTGGTGATTTTTGACCCGGCCACGCGCAAAGTCACCTGGGAATATTTCTACAAGGATGGTGAAAAAGCGCTGGACCACTCCTCCATTGCCCGCGAATTGCCTGACACCGGCGACATCCTGATCGTCGATGATCTGAATGACCGCGTGATCGTGGTCGACCGCAAGACCAAGGACATCATCTGGCAATACGGCGAGAAAAACAAAAAAGGCCACACCCCTGGCTTGTTGAACTACCCCGACGGCTTTGACATCGATGTGTTCCACGACTGGAAGACGGCGCTGAAGAAATAAACGGCTGTCGCACGGCGCAAGGTGTGACGGCCACGTGGTGCACCCAGCGCTGAACCCAGGCCAGAGGCACTTTCCCGCATGAACCGCTACGTCTTTTTTGCACTGCTGGCCGCTGTGCTGTTTGGTGCCAGCACGCCCCTTGCCAAATGGCTGGTCGGTACGCAGCCGCCCATCTTGCTGGCAGGCTTGTTGTATCTGGGCAGCGGTGTCGGGCTGACCCTGATTCGGCTGATCCGCGACCGGGGCTGGCAAGCTTCTGGAATGGCTGCCGGGGAGTGGCCATGGTTGCTGGGGGCGATGTTTTTTGGCGGCATGGCCGGACCGGTGGCGCTGATGTTCGGGCTCACCTCCACCTCTGGCTCCACTGCTTCCTTGCTGCTGAATCTGGAATCGGTTTTGACCGCCCTCATCGCCTGGGTGGTGTTCCGGGAAAACGCTGACCGGCGCATCGTGATCGGCATGACGGCCATGTTGGCGGGCGGCGTGGTGCTGTCCTGGCCTTCTGACTTCAATGGTCAGCAAGACTGGACGGGCGCGGTTTGCCTGGCGCTGGCCTGCCTCTGCTGGGCCATTGACAACAATCTGACGCGCCGGGTTTCTGCCTCCGATGCCCTTTTCATCGCGGCCAGCAAAGGGGTGGTGGCAGGTGGCGTGAACACTGTGCTGGCGCTGTCTCTGGGGGCAACGCTGCCCACCGGATTCACCTTGTTGGTCACCCTGGCGGTTGGCTTTGTCGGCTATGGGGTGAGTCT is a window of Rhodoferax lithotrophicus DNA encoding:
- a CDS encoding YecA family protein; translated protein: MTIEPTPPEALTPPSATDILQSTDFDELDTILDDLRTRFDETPQWEFCEGFMAAVVCCRRVIPATEYFNVLLDLEDDSETPLFVDDAQFQRFFALWMRRFNEVAAALDARIESLDDERAYQPEVMDLRSAIAALSDEQRAEMDDAPIPSFGQIWAIGFMYAVESWPDEWAAPRDKEAAKVLDAALECIVALTEDDTEPATVPAFEDDSVPSMSEQRLDDFADAMWAVYDLRELWRQIGPRVETVHVGEKPGRNDPCPCGSGKKYKKCCGA
- a CDS encoding PQQ-binding-like beta-propeller repeat protein; this translates as MFFQLPQNMAAPSLALAALLPLSTACLAQASVPDASVSPAPAASAAAVKAKPAAKPAPSAKAKPAAKADPLMGIAVTVTPEMTGAGIVSSGVKLPAIPPVTGNRKNPVASWGKPLPYPIVIADRRNNRLIEVAPDKSIVWEFPSPSLAVYRGNEDVNFSVDGSQLAVSEEDNFDVHLVDYNQRALTWTWGVPDHRGSGSHILNYPDDAHLLADGKFVTADIRNCRILIIDPKTNDIVTQWGTPGQCKHNPPSQLAHANGATPLENGDLLVTEITDAWISRITRDSKVLWSVKAPGMHYPSDAFPTVDGKQIIVADFWKPGRVVIFDPATRKVTWEYFYKDGEKALDHSSIARELPDTGDILIVDDLNDRVIVVDRKTKDIIWQYGEKNKKGHTPGLLNYPDGFDIDVFHDWKTALKK
- a CDS encoding DMT family transporter — translated: MNRYVFFALLAAVLFGASTPLAKWLVGTQPPILLAGLLYLGSGVGLTLIRLIRDRGWQASGMAAGEWPWLLGAMFFGGMAGPVALMFGLTSTSGSTASLLLNLESVLTALIAWVVFRENADRRIVIGMTAMLAGGVVLSWPSDFNGQQDWTGAVCLALACLCWAIDNNLTRRVSASDALFIAASKGVVAGGVNTVLALSLGATLPTGFTLLVTLAVGFVGYGVSLVLFVLALRGLGTARTGAYFSIAPWMGAAIAVLVFGESTPMAFWLAAALMGLGVWLHLTESHVHEHTHLPMAHEHEHTHDEHHQHEHPFAWSGAGAHQHAHTHPFFRHTHAHFPDIHHRHEH
- a CDS encoding carbonic anhydrase, whose product is MKHLILPLLLATSTCQASLCESGHRQSPINITAESVAAKKLPAMTVDYRSAPLKLANDGHTLRVRFDKSGQLVIGKERYTLQQFHFHTPGGDQIKGEKFPFAAHILHKSASGQLLAIVVPFRLGAENPLLTRLLPQIPAKVDGDHKHPDQQVSAQDLLPTHLAYYRYSGSLTAAPCTEGVEWLVMKQPLELSAAQLTQWQQHFKDNMRGVNPLYGRAVFESQ